TTGAAATTAAGATTACTTTATGTTTTATATTATTTAAATCAATAATATTAATATTAAGTATATTTTTTAATAAACGCAAACCAATATCTCTTATATCAATTGCTCTATTTTTTAAATATTCATCTTTTATTTTTTCTAGTGCTTTAGCTTGTTCATCAATTACATATTCAGTTGCTTCTGCTGCTGATATTTTTTTTTCTTTGATTAAGTCTATTATTTCTTTTTCTAGTTCTTCATCTTCAAGAAGCATAATATGACCTTCAAAAATACCTTCTTGTTTTTTTCCAAATTTTTTTCCTATAGTTAATTTAATTGCTGTTAATTGGTTTACTGATTTTTGTCGTCCGTTAAAAAATTTGTTTATTTCTGTTTTAATGTTTTCAACAGAAATTGTTTTCCGGTTAATGACAATATCTTCATTTTTTAATAAAAGAGCATTGCCAAAAGCTATACCCGGTGATGCTAAAATGCCTGAGATCATAACATTACCTTTAACCATAAATTTTATATTTGTTGCCGATAGGAAAACATTGAATGTCAGGCGAATATATTTTTTTTATAAGAAAAATCCGGAAGCAATATTAAACCTCCGGTGTTTTTATAAAAATTCATAAATTATTTTTTTAATTATGATTATTCTAATTCTGTCATTATTTTAGATAAATGTTCAATAGCTTTTTTCTCATCTTTTCCTTCCGCAGATAACGTAATTAAACTTCCATGGACTAAACCAAGTGTTTGAATTTTAAATAAACTTTTTGCATTAACAGATTTTCCATTATAAATAATTTGAATATCAGAAATAAATTTTTTTGCTTCTTTTACAAATTCAGCTGCAGGTCGAGTATGTAATCCATGTAATGCAGTAATTTTTATTTCATTTTGAAACATTTTTTTTCCTTAGTAATATTAAATTTCAGAGGATATTTTGTTTTAAATATTAAAATACAACTTCTATAATAAAATTTTTATTATTTCTTATTAAAGAAGTTGCATTTTTAATGTTTATTTCTATTTTGAAATGATGTAGAAAATAATTCTGTACTTAAATAACGCTCTCCAGAAGAAGGAAGTATTACTACTATTGTTTTATTTAAAAATTTTTTTTGATTTTGTATTTTCAAAGCTGCCGCGATAGCAGCTCCAGAAGAAATACCAGCTAATATTCCTTCTTTTTTCATTATGTTTTGAGAATGTAATATTGATTCTTCACTTGATATTGTAATTACTTTATCAATTAAACTTAAATCTAAATTTTTAGGAATAAAACCAGCTCCTATACCTTGAATTTTATGTAGTCCAGGAGTTATTTTTTTTCCTGATAAAAACTGTGTAATTACAGGAGATTCTAAAGGCTCTACAGCAATACTAGTAAAATTTTTTTTTCTTTTGGTATTTTTTATGTATCTTGTAACTCCTGTGATTGTTCCTCCTGTGCCTACTCCTGAAATTAATACGTCTATGTTTCCATTTGTATCATTCCAAATTTCTGGTCCAGTAGTATTTTCATGTATTTCTGGATTAGCAGGATTTTCAAATTGTTGTAACAATAAATATTGTTTTTTATTCGATGATGCAATTTCATTAGCTTTAGAAATAGCTCCTTTCATTCCTTTAGTGCTATCTGTTAATATTAATTTTGCACCTAAAGATATTAGCAGTTTTCTTCTTTCTATTGA
This region of Buchnera aphidicola (Aphis craccivora) genomic DNA includes:
- a CDS encoding HPr family phosphocarrier protein is translated as MFQNEIKITALHGLHTRPAAEFVKEAKKFISDIQIIYNGKSVNAKSLFKIQTLGLVHGSLITLSAEGKDEKKAIEHLSKIMTELE
- the cysK gene encoding cysteine synthase A, with translation MSKIYKDNSLTIGNTPLVRLNRIGNGNILAKIESRNPSFSVKCRIGANMIWDAEKKGNLNKNVTLIEATSGNTGIALAYVAAARNYKLILTMPESMSIERRKLLISLGAKLILTDSTKGMKGAISKANEIASSNKKQYLLLQQFENPANPEIHENTTGPEIWNDTNGNIDVLISGVGTGGTITGVTRYIKNTKRKKNFTSIAVEPLESPVITQFLSGKKITPGLHKIQGIGAGFIPKNLDLSLIDKVITISSEESILHSQNIMKKEGILAGISSGAAIAAALKIQNQKKFLNKTIVVILPSSGERYLSTELFSTSFQNRNKH